One genomic region from Candidatus Thermoplasmatota archaeon encodes:
- a CDS encoding PKD domain-containing protein: protein MKEIRQMFGIIICLLVVGAGYYGVTASASYTGIVKGIHNMNYNIAPSSLITDKGKYWAILVCGSDDFSAGFETDIRDMYQLLKNELDYNGDHIYYVAPSNWNGAEHYYSLSKDNINKSIHDVAGRATTEDSVFLFYTAHGNYNKNTGEYSIAPGVTPGELDSWLDSIDPIWLYGQPRKCQQMVILLQACYSGGFKEKLVFHEAYPTGAAHRHRILITSTDKYTKSWEDMYGYGDPTKGATWDPNAPDDDGNPNNPSNGNYDGSEFSSGFRMAFRDVDNDAYLEADDQPYINKPGNKPDLTPPFGNKDGKVSVQEAFNFSKFEDCYSVYWESFIKAKNWKLEYPQIWDALSWGDSEGIDPSKTYIYNRRPNMPDKPSGPISGNAGTSYSYSTSATDPDNDKVKYYFDWGDGTGDWTAFVFSGNSASKSHSWSSAGTYQVKAKATDERGAESGWSSTLTVTISAANQPPNKPDRPSGPTSGRVGTSYTYSSSTIDPDGDQIYYWFDWGDGINSGWLGPYDSGQSVNASHTWSEKGTYGIKVKAKDVNGVESEWSDSLAVSMPKSYPVIWAIFEKINSLLLQVFGREIIPLFFNI, encoded by the coding sequence ATGAAAGAAATAAGGCAAATGTTTGGCATCATCATCTGCTTACTGGTAGTTGGCGCGGGTTATTATGGAGTGACAGCGAGTGCATCATATACTGGGATAGTAAAAGGAATCCACAACATGAATTACAACATTGCCCCTTCAAGTTTAATCACAGATAAGGGCAAATACTGGGCGATACTTGTATGTGGAAGTGATGATTTTAGTGCTGGCTTTGAAACGGACATTCGAGATATGTACCAACTTTTAAAAAATGAACTTGATTATAACGGTGATCACATATATTATGTTGCGCCATCGAACTGGAATGGGGCAGAGCACTACTATAGTTTATCAAAAGATAATATAAATAAATCAATACACGATGTCGCAGGCAGAGCTACAACTGAAGATAGTGTTTTCCTTTTCTATACGGCTCATGGAAATTATAATAAGAATACAGGTGAGTATTCTATTGCTCCAGGTGTGACACCAGGTGAATTGGATAGCTGGCTAGATTCTATTGATCCGATATGGCTTTATGGGCAGCCTCGCAAATGTCAGCAGATGGTGATATTACTCCAAGCTTGTTATTCGGGTGGTTTTAAAGAGAAGTTAGTTTTTCACGAAGCCTACCCAACTGGTGCAGCACACCGTCATAGAATACTGATAACCTCAACGGATAAGTATACAAAGTCTTGGGAGGACATGTACGGTTATGGTGATCCAACTAAAGGTGCTACATGGGATCCAAATGCACCAGATGATGATGGAAATCCCAATAATCCATCTAATGGCAATTATGATGGAAGTGAGTTTTCAAGCGGTTTCAGGATGGCTTTTAGAGACGTTGACAATGATGCATACTTAGAAGCAGATGATCAACCATATATTAACAAACCAGGAAATAAACCTGATTTAACACCACCATTTGGAAACAAAGATGGAAAAGTTTCTGTGCAGGAAGCTTTCAATTTCTCAAAGTTTGAGGATTGCTATTCTGTTTACTGGGAATCCTTCATCAAAGCCAAGAATTGGAAACTTGAATATCCACAGATATGGGATGCATTATCCTGGGGAGATTCAGAGGGAATAGATCCATCTAAAACATATATCTATAACCGTCGTCCGAATATGCCTGATAAACCATCTGGTCCGATATCTGGGAATGCCGGTACATCGTATTCCTATTCTACGAGTGCAACCGATCCAGACAATGATAAGGTGAAATACTACTTCGATTGGGGGGATGGAACAGGTGATTGGACTGCCTTTGTTTTTTCTGGGAATTCGGCTTCAAAATCTCATAGTTGGAGTAGTGCTGGTACTTATCAGGTGAAAGCAAAGGCTACGGATGAGCGGGGTGCTGAAAGCGGCTGGTCCTCAACTCTTACAGTAACAATTTCTGCTGCTAATCAGCCACCAAATAAACCCGATAGACCTTCTGGCCCAACATCAGGAAGAGTGGGGACATCCTACACATACTCATCGTCAACAATCGATCCTGATGGAGACCAAATTTATTACTGGTTTGATTGGGGAGATGGAATAAATAGCGGATGGCTTGGTCCATATGATTCAGGGCAATCTGTAAATGCGTCCCATACATGGAGCGAAAAAGGCACTTATGGTATAAAAGTCAAAGCCAAAGATGTAAATGGGGTAGAGAGCGAGTGGTCTGATTCCTTGGCAGTTTCAATGCCAAAATCGTATCCAGTCATTTGGGCAATATTTGAAAAAATAAATAGCTTACTCCTCCAGGTCTTTGGACGAGAGATTATACCGCTGTTCTTTAACATATAG